A section of the Clostridium sp. TW13 genome encodes:
- the rpe gene encoding ribulose-phosphate 3-epimerase yields the protein MVILSPSILAADFKRLGEQVSRLDKSGAEFIHIDVMDGNFVPNISLGFPVIKSIREITKKVFDVHLMIEQPSKYIDEFIACGADMITIHYEADKHIDRTINYIKSKGCKVGIALNPGTPTCVIKDLIPQLDMVLIMSVNPGFGGQKFIEYSKDKIKEVSLMAKNIGKDLLIEVDGGVDPTNIKSLVECGANVLVAGSAVFKDDKIEENIDNLRKAL from the coding sequence ATGGTAATATTATCACCGTCAATTTTAGCAGCTGATTTTAAAAGATTAGGAGAACAGGTTTCAAGATTGGATAAGTCTGGAGCAGAATTTATTCACATTGATGTAATGGATGGAAATTTTGTGCCAAATATTTCTTTAGGGTTTCCTGTAATAAAGTCAATAAGAGAAATAACTAAGAAGGTTTTTGATGTACATTTAATGATTGAACAACCTTCAAAATATATTGATGAGTTTATAGCATGTGGTGCAGATATGATTACAATACATTATGAAGCAGATAAACATATAGATAGAACCATAAACTACATTAAGAGCAAAGGTTGTAAAGTTGGAATAGCTTTAAATCCTGGCACACCTACTTGCGTTATAAAGGATTTGATTCCTCAGTTAGACATGGTACTTATAATGTCTGTAAATCCTGGATTTGGAGGACAAAAATTCATAGAGTATAGCAAAGATAAAATTAAAGAAGTATCTTTAATGGCTAAAAATATAGGCAAGGATTTACTAATCGAAGTAGATGGAGGAGTTGATCCAACTAATATTAAGAGTTTAGTAGAATGCGGTGCCAATGTTCTTGTAGCAGGATCTGCTGTATTCAAAGATGATAAAATAGAGGAAAATATAGATAACTTAAGAAAGGCATTATGA